Below is a genomic region from Astyanax mexicanus isolate ESR-SI-001 chromosome 25, AstMex3_surface, whole genome shotgun sequence.
cgattaatggATTTTATCGATTAAGTCGAATTTAcggttaaggacgatgtgtttttatgaaaatcgattttctcttgagtttctcctcctccctccctccctcccaatttaatagcatattaaattgtacttgtttctATTTTCTACTTTGTAAGATTTATCAAAAAAGGCACCATTTTAtgtctttctatttgtttttaagggtgtgtttatttatttatttattaagtttgagggtgcattatGTCCGTACCTAAACTATGCTAGAGAAAcgtgttctcactgtttacaataggttttttgcttgtttctggttgcactttaaccaaaaagggaacattttaagtgagaacaaattaaataagaactagtttttaaccattttaactttatcatctttagtttgatttttagtaggggaaaaaatcgatttaaatcgaaaatcagatttttttgttagaaatcgaagattttttttggggggggccatatcgcccagctctaattgaTTGACATAATAAGAAGGTACGACCCAAACAGTGACCACATATTGTATAAGgatggaagaaaaaaaattcaGGTGAGGTGAGGAATGCAACGAAAGCAGATTTCAGGGTATTATGAAGGCTTGACCTTTAAAACTGGTAGGAGAGAAATGTTTTCAGCTCAGAGGCAGAAGTGTTCGTTTCACACTGTGCATGTGACTAACAGAGACAGTGGGAGGGAGCTGAAAGAGTGTGAGAAAAAAGCTAAGAACAGCGTGAGAGCTAGAGAGCAAGCCAAagcaaagagacagaaagaaaagggGTGTTTTTTTAAACTATTGTACCACCATACGttggttttctttctttttattattttttacattgtaagtttaatactgaagacattatAACTATAAGGCAGTGCATGTGCTATTATAaagtacacaaaaaaacaagccaaaatatattttatacttattttatactagattgctgagctcttgttaactgcttttcctttactCTGTGCTCCAACTCGTCCCAAACCACCTGGGTTGGATTTTTTCTGCTACTTAATCGCCTGCATGTTTCTTTATAGTCTTTATAGTTTTTAAGGCTTTAACATTATTCtgcaatgtagtaaataatacaaataaagaatgaatattaatgagaatgtgttaTTTAGTAAATAACAGGTTTGTGCTCCACAATCACTCAATGAACACCAAGAGTGGGCAAAGCTGGCATCAAAGCTTTGAAGAATCTACATCATAAAAtatgtcaatttttagttttgaTGTTTGTCAAACATTACTTaagaaggggtgtgtccaaacttttggtactgtacattaggggtgtcacgattctctaaatcctcgattcgattttattatatattttttttacagcagagaggcctatgccagttttagattagtctatggtcagtcattggtttgattcatcaaatttacaatatcttatttcaaaaggtgggcttgatataagtgatgcaaagtgatacaagtgatatgtaatacaccacattaggcactaatggtcaaatttatataatttaattaagatatatatatgtaatgccatctagtggctttttttggtagcagcagtgtgcactattaaaacagcaatgtgcaacataacaaaataaataataaaaaaatacaggaacagtcatgtacaaaataatagaacaattagagccttaacaaactgaactctatcctactataacagttaaacatgaaaaataagactttaagactttttcggtctctgagaatgagaagtgtttttctttaataaagatatattattaactttatctgagagaaagatgctccttaaggtaccaacaTGAAAATGTGTGGTGGTGGTCTGTTTTGTTGGGTGGGTgaatggtggaaaaaaaaaaaaaaaaaaaaaaaaaaaaaaactctgacctTGGCTTTTCTCCACCCCATTCCAGCGATGAGGGCCAGTATCAGTGTACAGAGTCCTCCTGAGCCCGGGAACCCCGCCACGTTACTGCCAAACACAGCAAACACTGCCAGACCCAGCAGCAGGAACGAGCGCTTCAGAGGCAGGTCTTTCTACAGGAGAGAGCAGAAAAACACACATCAGTATAGTAcagtcaatcacacacacacacagaattctCAAGTAGGAGCGGGATGAAATatcgatattgcgatatatcatCGGTTTAGTTTGCAATATATTATCTATAAATATCgtcaaatatggattttttttttttttttattgaaacatatacGCTCTAAACTCTCCAAGACTCTTTCCCTAGTTTGCCTCTTGAGATATACTGAGTATTGCAGAATAACAGTATAttgatatcatcattatcgtgGGCAATGTATGGTCATATTGTATAgcaagatgccctgtgattccaacCAAGTCTGAAGTAACCTCAATAAAATTCATAATCAACTATGTCATCAAATACAATAAGAGTTTGTATAGCATGCATCAAAAAAACGTTAAAGTTAATGACAGTTCACTGCCATTAGGCATGCATTCGTTAATGTAGTATGTATAGTAAAAAGTAGAGAAGTGTGCAAATgtggaaataaaagaaaattattcatattttgagaacattttacaaaaaaggtacagaatgtctcaactaattatttttttaacactagttaagacaatattaatattttttgtgtaaattattaattagttaagacatcactatttttttttttatttaataatgctCATTACTCATTACTGCTATTCCCTTACTGCTAGACCCTTATTGTAGACtgactatatattttataaatatgtattaaattatcCTTGTCCTAGTAATTTGACATTTTCCTTTGAATTTTTCCATCACTACCAAACTGAGCTTACCTGGTCTCTGCTGGGAAAATAACGAAGAAAGAAACCAAAAGCCACACCAGCAGCCATCCCTCCCAAGACCTCCAAACCCCCTCGAAGGACGTTGAACCATGTGGAGCCTACAGAGGGTGACAAAGAACATTAATAAGCTGTTATGTTAATCCAACTATAAACAGCATTTAGAAGTAACCTCTACGGTATTTATAAAGACAATGATacacaaattatatttatttaaaacatttgtttctTAAAaccaactttttgttttattagtttttggatttaaattattaatattattttaaatattttaactgttGCATGCACAGTACCAGTACCAATTTGTATTGTtcactgcattgtagattaatattaaagtctatgaatgaacacatatgcacatatatcttatttttcatgtttaactgttatagtaggatagagttcagtttgttaaggctctaattgttctattattttgtacatgactgtccctgtatttttttattatttattttgttatgttgcacattgctgttttaatagtgaacactgctgctaccaaaaaaagccactagatggcattacatatatatctcatttaaattatttaaatttgaccattaatgcctaatgtggtgtattacagatcacttgtatcactttgcatcacttatatcaagtccaacttttgaaataagatattgtaaatttgacgAATcaaactaatctaaaactggcataggcctctctgctgtaaaaaaaaagaaaaagaaaactgagaatcgaattgaatcgtgaccctaaaatccaGTTTTACAGTACCTGTAACTTACCTGTAGCGAAAGCGATGCCCAGACAGGTGGTGAAGCCTGTGATGGCCAGAATATCATCAAAGCTGCAGGCTGCCATCAGCAATGAGGGAATGCCCTGCTCTGCTCCATAGCCTTGCTTCTGTAGCAGCAGCATGGATGGAACCAGCACTGCAGGAGATACAGCTCCAAGAACAAACCTGCaccagagagccagagagagagaagattatCTTACCttcaatattaaataaagaacatAGGTAAAGgtaaaatattgggacacctgttccaTTACATTTATTccttcttccaaaaaaaaaaatccttattttataacttatttccaCAAGAGTACTGGATGGAGTACCATAATCATTCCTGAGCACACACATCTACTGCTCAACAGCTTAATGCGATGGAGCAGTTACGACATGTGACAACTTTTTGATCTCTACATACTgttgtcccgtgacttttggcatatctgtgtaaaataaggtaCCAAAGCTTCTTTTACCCCAGTATGAAGCCCCAGATCCAGGGGAGGCCCATGAGGCAGTAGGATATCAGTGCCACGGTGGAAGCTTCTATGAGGCAGGGCATTATGGCCACACGTGCACACACTGCTTTCAGTTTCTTAAGggcctgcaacacacacacacacacacacacacataaaaaatgtatgatTTCACTTCATTATCTGATAAATTTATCACCACAGAAACCACAGAAACACCTGCTGTAATGGACAAacgtattggaacacctgctctttcattgtttcttccataATGAATAATGCTGCTTTATAGCTCTTTAAGGAGATTTTAAAAGGGTGTAACTGCACTACTATACAATTATATCATAATAACAATGGCATTACATGCTCTTAAATGACagtaacataataaaatatattagttaTGGTGACAGATCTAGCGTTTGCCTATTAAGGATTAAATAGATCAAACAGGAGAGTGAGATGGTCAGTGTCATACCGCGGCATCCAGCCCCAGTCCAGCTCTGACCAGGATAACAGCCAGGGCGATGTTCCTCAGGGAGGCCGACCACCTGTAGTCGATGTAGACCGCTTCCGTCACCACTGGGATGTTTCTGAGGAGAACCCCTGCCAGGAGCATACCTGAGGATAGACACCAAACACACTCTGGGCATCTTATTAAGTTCTTTTcacaaatcggaaataaaatcgaatcgaggatttagagaatcgtgacgccCCTAGAAAGTAGACAGGCCTTACCCAGTAGAGGAGGAACAGGTGGAAGGTTGGGGAGGCGGATGAGTTCCACCAGCTTTCCCGCAGTAAGAGCGCAGAGAAACACTGAGACGATGCCGAACAGGTTTCCTCCAGGTAAACACTCTTTCTCTGTAATGGACCAAACCACCCCAAACAGCACTCCAGCCATAGACACTACAAAACAGCACAAGAGTTGCAAAAGCATGAAAATtcatactatatggacaaaagtctatataaaacaTGTCCTGTTTCGTTGTGTAATTAATGATCTAATTGCAGTTCAGCTATACATTGGCACATCATTAATACCCATTGCACAGTGTAAAATCCAGACTCACGTTTGGTGATGATGGAGGCGAGCAGGCCCCGGGGCGGGCAGGGGCACAGCCGCCGCAGCCATCCGCAGCATTTGTGAGGCGGGTCAGTGTTGGTACAGGCATCCACGGAGTGCACCACCCGCGGGATAAACACCATCTCCTCTGTTACGGTGGTGCTCGGACTGTCGGGTCGCTTGACCGAGACCTGGAGTGTCTGATTGACCGAGAGGTGATGCTGCACAAAGTGTGAAAGAGACGGATGTAAAATTGTGataaatatcgtcatttagagcatttatttgcagaaaatgagaaatggctgaaataacaataaagatgctcagaaatcaatatttggtggaataaccctggttggtttttaatcacagtttttttcaagcatcttggcatcatgttctcctccaccagtcttacacactgcttttggataacgttatgcaaACTGGATAacttcaaacagttcagcttgaattatattctagaggtacTGGACTGActtgctgcctcctggtgttgcagtgctgttagtcaattagaggcgatatgtttgcatgtatgaatattcacgagGAAGAGACGAAATTCTATCACACCCACACctactcctccaccggactaaaacaGCGTTATACCGAATTACCAGAGCATTTTTTCTCAACCAGCTCACATGGCCTTTATTTATACTAGAGATCACAACTAAATAATGGAATaacctttaataaattaagtatcTTGGGTTTGTAtttctaaaaaagtaaaaaaaaaaaaaaaaaaagtacttatgtataaataataatatttttattattatgtataagtACATACATAAACTTAAGGTACACACAACTGTTCAGCCTGAATGGAGAAAGGTGTACTGTACACATGTTGATATATAACCTTATACAGGAGGTCAGCAGCAGAGGCCATTATCAGTTTATATCAGTACAGCTTACACCTCCTGTTTGAACTGCTGTGTTTGTCTCCCACACCCAAGATACGCTAACTGAGAAAAATTCAATGACTTCAATGGTGgaccaatcaatcaaaacaatgcttgtccacataccaCTGCCATATTAGGAGTTTGCCCTAAAGACAACATCTCCAGACCTACATATTACTGGATTAAGCACTTTCTTGCTTTGCAGCTTCTACTGTTATTTATCAGTTAAAATGtttcataaaacaaacaaaaaagaccattttaaacaatgtagacctgtcacaataattgcaatatcgatatatcgtacaataaatgaacacgacctcaatcatttttgataatcgtgatattgtctattgtgtttatttacatatataacagtaaacagtattttagccattccagcttcaataactgtgactctacacacacagtgtggactaaagtaggtgaagaaatacgtatgtaattcccaaactaattaaaatatattattaataaaaatgttgttgtcttcaatttttttttcaattgcttttttatgctattctcttatcattatgtcagtggcatttaatagtcttaaaattacaaaaaaatatcgtgtatcgcaataattttcttattgtgacaggcctaaaacaATGTACAGTATACATCTTCAGCTTGACTCACCTCAGCATGGTTCCCCACCACTGGAGCTTCATCCTCGGTTCTCTGAGAACAGACAGAGCGGGAAGAGTGAGGTCTAGACTGGACATCGTCCATGGCACGGCTCCTTTACTTCATCCTCCCGGTGGTGCAGTGGTCAGTGGTGAACGGCATCTCTGCTACTGCCCACTAACTGGGCGTTCACTCCAGCAGCCTACCCAAGCTACAGAAGAGAAAGGCTATTAATCATCTGTCagactaaaaaaacaaaagacctgatagtgcttttcctgctctgatacactgaaaacactgaaacaTTGAGTATCAGCTGAACTAAGCTGAACTTATACCTCATAGCTTTCATACATTTTATACTAGTCACAGTTCCACTGTTATTTCTAAttaatttactgatattttataaGGTTTTTGATAGCAAGTAGTAAAGCCATATTGTCGCTGTTAGCCAGCTATAACATATGCATTGTAAAGAGGGTAACTTCTTAATTCACAATGGCTAATCCGATTCTGACAGACTACACACTAATCAACTTGTGTCCTTACAGTTGGAGACCATATGGCACAGGAGCTGCTGGAGACACAAGCTGTTCCTGCTCACCGTAAAAAGCTCAGCAGCATGGTAATGAGGAATTTCAAccattttaccatatttaccaattGCTATTtctgcatcatttaaaaaaagatgtaaacttaataaattaaaaataattaaactggTATCAAACAcatagtttaataaaacaattaaaacggTCAAAATTGTGCACTATGTTGGTGAATGGAGCAGGATCTAAAAGGATCTAAAAAACATCACTTTACAGCAATACTGTGTTCATATTTACATCAGAAGATAACTGCTTCAAAATACTAGCATCTTCAGGCAGATGTTTAGAGGTGCCTGCTATTTCAAAATCCATAAGTGTGAAATTTACTCACTTAAAGAATTTACTCACTTGCACATAGAAATCAGTATTACAAATCTCTGTACTGCTAATTCAGGCAATTTATTAATTTTGTTTCATCAATACTGGGTGTCAGAGGTGGCCTAAAATTGCCAAAAAAATGTTCTATATATTCTAACCCTTTTAAGCCCTTCAATTCATTACAATGGAGACttctaaatgttttgttgcacataacaacATTTGAGTCCATCTgaatagaccataaaccagccaatgatcaagtttataaaccaatgaaacagaagTTTGGacctggaaaaacagtagtaagTTACTAGAGCCACTGAGGCAATAATAGTACAGCTAATAGTACAGCTAATAGCAATTTAATGTGATTTGgaacactttatcatgttttttcttactttttaaggatgattttttaaataaaaaggtcaatatgaaatataaaagattaaaatagtatctaatgcaatggaaataaaaataaaaataaaatattttagttattttgacTTATTTACTGAATACATTTTACAGTAGAATATTAGTCTTTTTTTCTgcgcattacagacagaaaacatcatttttttcccatcactggacataattcaggtctaaaaagGCTGAATTAAATGTTTCTAATGTAATAATACCAGAGCTAGGCTAGGATAACTGGTGTAACGTTAAATGGGAAGGCATATCCCCGGCTTCCTCACTCCAGCAGCCAGCCACGCTTTCTCCCGCACCCGCCCGCGCTCAAAGAAGCCTAATATTTCTATCCAAAAATACGTAATAATTAGGTAATATGTCGGTTAAAAAGCTGTGTACTCACTCCATGCTGCAGTCCGGGATGTCCTTCCTGCGTTAGCTGCGGTACACTGCTAAAGGAAACCCGTCATCAAGCTTTGTGAAAAGGGCCCATGTACCGAGTAGCGGATTTGAATCAACCCGCGTCTCAAACCAACTCGTAGCTCCCTATCTAGGGAACTTCCGCATACGGCGCTATAAGAATCTCAATGCTGATATAGTGTAGGGAAAACAGATTCCCTACACTATATGGGTTTGAGACACCCATCCAAAAAGAGGAGTAAACAGAGCAGATTAGCTGGTGCCAGTGGGTGAGTGGGCAGCATGCTTGCTTTCACATAAATAGACCACTGCAGTCCTGCGTCATTTTGTAGTCCTCATATGCCCATATTTTGGGTGCAGTATCTAAGCTGAATTTCTATATGGCCAAAATGAAAAGGCTTTTCAAAAATATGCCTCAattacattctgtggtaaataaatctgttcagaagcctgtatgttttattcggcataataaataatataatacggCAGGggcaactcatccaagaggtcacataAGACCCCACAACAGCATGCAAAGAACTGCTGGCCTCACTTTCCTCAGTTAATGTCAGTGTTCATGACTCTACCATAAGAAAGAGACATAAGAAAGACTGACAAACATGcacaaaagaaataaataaaatacacgaaggggcaaacacttttttttttacatcactgtaCAATCAATGTACTTAACTAAAAACTTCATACTCTGGTGGCTTTAGTACTGAAGAAGAATTTGGTACTCATATGTGAGAATATCTACAATTAACTTAAATATTCATGCAGTGAATCGGTACACTGATGTATAACcttaaaattctgtttttgtaaaatatgaaataaattttCAGGACAAGAAGATTTCTGACAGATTTAGATTATCAGTAGACTATGTCTTTAATGTAACAGGTACATGTCTAGATTGTATATCATTGTACCATTGACTAGCTGTTGAATTAGCTGTATAATATACTGTCTATGAAGGCTATTGTGAGTTATGGCCTGGTGAAATTAATTGATCATTTTACGTATTGTAGACTTTACAATAAGCAAGAAAACACACTGTAAGGATTGTAAGACTAAAGCGCCTGTGCTGAAGAAAAACtttacactgaatttaaggtgtgtctaagcatataaattttttttttattaatgataatgttgctactaataattattaattggcaTGCAATGCAAGGCCATTTGTAAATGTTTATTAGGCATCCCTTTTCACAAAACTAACTCGATCCACAAAGATAACCACTGAAATCAGCATTATTACCCCTTCATAATTCATTatcattttaccatttttaccttTTTAGGAAACAGCATATTTAGTTTCACAAACAGTACTATTTAAGACAGCATTAGTTAAAAATGTCAAAATCAGCATCCATACTCTTTCATAACTCCTAATTTTTCCTAAACAGACTAAAGAGAATGAGTGATagtcttaaacttttttttacagatgatTTGTACAGTGATTCAATAACTGGCAACAAGGCACATTTTTGACGTGTCTAAATcagtgtaataaaacaaaattaatgaGGTCAATGGATGTAGTATCATTAGGTGTGCTAAATGTTCACAGGCTCCATCCTCCATCGATGACCTGCTCCGTTCCAGTCACAAAGGCAGACTGCAAAAAGAGTACATTCATTCAATTTAGTGCGGGAAGATAATCATATAGGCACGACTGCAATTACaattaatatataaatgataaatgtatAAATGATAATACATtggattttacttttatttttttagtattgtttAGAACAGGGTTCTTAAACTTTTTTACAGTGCAACCTCCTGTAATATTTTagggttaaaaatatttttgcaacCCCATCATCTTAAACAATCAGaccataaataattaataaatctattagactttctcaaaatgtgaccttgtgATGTCAAACCAACAGTGAAATACAAATTTTCGCTTTGTCTAATATTTCTCCcggtaccacttaaaaaaaagactacctttataaagggtttataaatggtttacaattaccatttattaatggttactaattaggttgtaaatgccttaaaaataattaataatcagt
It encodes:
- the si:dkey-162b23.4 gene encoding sodium/hydrogen exchanger 9B2, which translates into the protein MDDVQSRPHSSRSVCSQRTEDEAPVVGNHAEHHLSVNQTLQVSVKRPDSPSTTVTEEMVFIPRVVHSVDACTNTDPPHKCCGWLRRLCPCPPRGLLASIITKLSMAGVLFGVVWSITEKECLPGGNLFGIVSVFLCALTAGKLVELIRLPNLPPVPPLLGMLLAGVLLRNIPVVTEAVYIDYRWSASLRNIALAVILVRAGLGLDAAALKKLKAVCARVAIMPCLIEASTVALISYCLMGLPWIWGFILGFVLGAVSPAVLVPSMLLLQKQGYGAEQGIPSLLMAACSFDDILAITGFTTCLGIAFATGSTWFNVLRGGLEVLGGMAAGVAFGFFLRYFPSRDQKDLPLKRSFLLLGLAVFAVFGSNVAGFPGSGGLCTLILALIAGMGWRKAKVPVEEIVGQVWDVFQPLLFGLIGAEITISTLDPNSVGLGIATLLICITVRVFVTFVMVLCAGFNKKEKLFISLAWLPKATVQAAIGSTALDVARSKQDSQMQKYGMDVLTVAVVAILITAPIGALIIGLCGPRLLQKPKNPEWAVSQSALSGSDTPVTYESAI